The following proteins are co-located in the Opitutaceae bacterium genome:
- a CDS encoding polysaccharide biosynthesis tyrosine autokinase: MADTPQKSYGPGSQKGYGRDEFLVERRTLRDYYIILRERLWISLPLALLVALGFGYYQARKTPMYSAMATMQFEKPERVVLEQQVVDPTVTSEIDVNTYLLTLQSARIRNRVLASLTPDELAMVQKPYLQDVPAGKPPPSPETALGTLTATAIRNSYLMSVAVAHRDPNAAALIANRYVDEFMQDLLDRVGGSNDYAVESLKSAAEKLRQSSEEAQVKLLTYMREKNLVSLDNSVNIVAERLRRVNEALVRIREERLANEQLYAQVEAFRKEGRSLLEISFIANHGSIPTIRSQLNSLIRDRSVYEERYLEKHPTMIKLAHAIAISQQQLDRAVDLAVKDLESTLERIRSQEKTFEGEFREQEQAQLRLRDISVDYDTLKKQADVATNNYTQVLNRLTGVTTSSNLQKFPVRPLDRATPPDKPFAPNLDRILRNSAGLFVLVFLGVAFSLSMVDDRIKSAWDVETFIGVNLLGIIPELSSIKDSEKYSMVTDNNQSPGTEAFLSIYSSVKIHSKLDFPKSLLITSTIPGEGKTLVACNLAGSFARHAKATLLIDCDLRRPMLHRHFKQSNESGLISWFQNGASLEGDPMANTHLGIVKVGENLWLLCSGGRSKTPTELLDNPVFGKLLESLKTKFDLLVMDSPPLGAVTDSMLIASRSDEIVYVCRFNRAYRKHIRLYFNALREGKNEILGIVLNGLSPRRIEYYTNYRYYRSYKKYYGSQT; the protein is encoded by the coding sequence ATGGCGGATACCCCTCAAAAATCCTATGGCCCGGGCTCCCAGAAGGGCTACGGCCGTGATGAGTTTCTCGTCGAACGGCGAACGCTGCGCGACTACTACATCATTCTCCGCGAACGCCTGTGGATCTCCCTCCCCCTCGCGCTGCTCGTGGCTCTGGGTTTCGGCTACTACCAGGCGCGCAAGACGCCCATGTATTCAGCGATGGCCACGATGCAGTTCGAGAAACCCGAACGCGTCGTTCTCGAACAGCAGGTGGTCGATCCAACGGTCACCAGTGAAATCGACGTCAACACCTACCTCCTCACGCTGCAAAGCGCCCGCATTCGCAACAGGGTCCTGGCATCACTCACACCCGATGAACTCGCGATGGTGCAGAAGCCCTACCTTCAGGATGTCCCCGCAGGCAAGCCGCCGCCAAGCCCCGAGACCGCGCTGGGCACGCTGACAGCGACTGCCATCCGCAACAGCTACCTGATGAGCGTTGCCGTCGCCCACCGCGATCCGAATGCGGCGGCGTTGATCGCCAACCGTTACGTCGACGAGTTCATGCAGGATCTGCTTGACCGCGTCGGAGGAAGCAATGACTACGCCGTCGAGTCGCTCAAGAGCGCCGCTGAAAAGCTGCGCCAGAGCTCGGAGGAGGCGCAGGTCAAGCTCCTCACCTACATGAGGGAGAAGAATCTCGTCTCCCTCGACAACAGCGTGAACATCGTCGCCGAGCGCCTCCGCCGCGTTAACGAGGCTCTCGTGCGCATCCGCGAGGAGCGCCTGGCAAACGAGCAGCTCTACGCACAGGTGGAGGCGTTCCGCAAGGAAGGCCGCAGCCTCCTGGAGATATCCTTCATCGCCAATCACGGCTCCATTCCGACGATTCGCAGCCAGTTGAACTCCCTCATCCGCGACCGGTCGGTCTACGAGGAGCGCTACCTGGAAAAGCATCCAACAATGATCAAGCTCGCGCACGCCATCGCGATCTCGCAGCAGCAGCTCGACCGCGCCGTCGACCTGGCGGTGAAGGATCTCGAAAGCACCCTCGAGCGCATCCGCTCCCAGGAAAAGACCTTCGAGGGGGAGTTTCGCGAGCAGGAGCAGGCGCAGCTTCGCCTGCGGGACATTTCCGTCGATTACGACACGCTCAAGAAGCAGGCAGACGTCGCCACAAACAACTACACCCAGGTTCTCAACCGTCTGACCGGCGTCACGACGAGCAGCAATCTGCAGAAGTTTCCCGTGCGCCCGCTCGATCGCGCAACACCGCCTGACAAGCCTTTCGCACCAAATCTCGACCGCATCCTGCGCAACAGCGCCGGGCTCTTCGTGCTCGTTTTTCTCGGCGTGGCCTTCAGCCTGAGCATGGTCGACGATCGCATCAAGAGCGCATGGGACGTCGAAACCTTCATAGGGGTCAATCTGCTGGGCATCATTCCGGAACTCTCCTCGATCAAGGACTCGGAAAAGTACTCCATGGTGACGGATAACAACCAGTCGCCAGGCACGGAGGCATTCCTCAGCATCTATAGCTCGGTCAAGATCCACTCGAAACTCGACTTCCCCAAGAGCCTCCTGATCACGTCCACCATCCCGGGCGAAGGCAAGACACTGGTCGCCTGCAACCTCGCCGGAAGTTTCGCGCGCCACGCCAAGGCAACGCTGCTGATCGACTGTGATCTGAGGCGCCCGATGCTGCACCGGCATTTCAAGCAATCAAATGAGAGCGGCCTGATCTCCTGGTTTCAGAACGGCGCATCCCTCGAGGGCGATCCGATGGCCAACACCCATCTCGGCATAGTGAAGGTCGGCGAAAACCTGTGGCTGCTTTGCTCCGGCGGGCGATCGAAAACACCCACTGAGCTCCTCGACAATCCGGTCTTCGGAAAATTGCTGGAGAGCCTGAAGACTAAATTTGATCTCCTGGTCATGGATTCACCACCCCTCGGCGCAGTCACCGACTCCATGCTGATCGCGAGCCGTTCCGATGAAATCGTCTATGTCTGCCGTTTCAACCGCGCCTACCGGAAACACATCCGGCTGTACTTCAATGCCCTTCGCGAAGGCAAGAATGAGATTCTCGGCATCGTGCTGAACGGGCTCTCACCGCGGCGGATCGAGTACTACACGAACTACCGGTACTACCGGAGTTACAAGAAATACTACGGCTCCCAGACCTGA
- a CDS encoding outer membrane beta-barrel protein encodes MKSLRRMRSVLGALFLLGLTAPTVMALLRWNDGREEIYLVLNTAVGWDSNIFASADARSDAIFTAAARAEYERRAGIIGINASVGAEVGTFFNYSDENYVNPRASVELLKKSGRTTGSAQLGISKESRADVAANIRAESWNTDAAVKVRYPVIRRYSIAGSLGYNFQDFTNNALLVDLATYTAAADLLYARDSKHDLFAGYRLRLTDSQLDTSSYDHAFTLGITGRIAPKLNGIVRVGYQFRDTRGPVRNEDFSGLNAGIAVTWTLTRRLNMTGQISKDFSTTSTDISNDSFIGSLEVRTNVNPRLNVFGSFTYGINDFLGTRGAGRRDEYASIGAGGKYTLNDRISLSLTATHLENSSNVAIADYDRDSVILGLNCRF; translated from the coding sequence ATGAAGTCCCTGCGTCGCATGCGTTCAGTACTGGGCGCGCTCTTCCTTTTAGGCCTGACCGCCCCCACGGTGATGGCGTTGCTGCGCTGGAACGACGGCAGGGAGGAGATCTACCTCGTGCTCAACACTGCGGTCGGCTGGGACTCCAATATCTTCGCAAGCGCGGATGCCAGATCCGACGCCATCTTCACCGCGGCCGCCAGAGCCGAATACGAACGCCGCGCCGGCATCATCGGCATCAACGCCTCGGTCGGGGCCGAGGTCGGCACTTTTTTCAACTACAGCGACGAAAACTATGTCAACCCTCGCGCATCCGTCGAGCTGTTGAAAAAATCCGGTCGGACCACCGGATCGGCTCAACTCGGCATTTCAAAGGAGAGCCGGGCCGATGTTGCAGCCAACATCCGCGCCGAATCCTGGAACACGGACGCAGCCGTGAAGGTGCGTTATCCCGTGATCCGGCGCTATTCCATAGCCGGTTCACTCGGTTACAACTTCCAGGACTTCACGAACAACGCCCTGCTCGTCGACCTGGCCACCTACACCGCGGCCGCCGACCTGCTCTACGCCCGCGATTCCAAGCATGACCTGTTTGCCGGATATCGCCTGCGCCTGACCGACAGCCAGCTGGACACCTCCTCCTACGATCACGCATTCACGCTGGGAATCACCGGCCGGATCGCGCCGAAACTCAATGGAATCGTCCGCGTCGGCTATCAGTTTCGCGACACCCGGGGTCCCGTGCGCAATGAAGACTTCTCCGGTCTCAACGCCGGCATCGCGGTTACCTGGACTCTCACCCGTCGCCTGAACATGACCGGGCAGATCTCAAAGGATTTCTCCACCACCTCGACCGACATCAGCAACGATTCGTTTATTGGATCCCTGGAGGTCAGGACAAACGTCAATCCGCGGCTGAACGTCTTTGGAAGCTTCACCTATGGAATCAATGACTTCCTCGGCACCCGCGGCGCGGGAAGAAGAGACGAGTATGCGAGCATCGGCGCAGGCGGCAAATACACCCTGAACGACAGGATCAGCCTGTCCCTCACGGCAACTCATCTAGAAAACTCGTCAAACGTCGCAATAGCTGACTACGATCGCGATTCCGTCATCCTTGGGCTCAATTGTCGTTTCTGA
- a CDS encoding glycosyltransferase: MSDTSGATTPALSLVIPLYNSAETLRALVKAIESLEVKGGHELVLVNDGSSDATAGICRDLASNAQIPITYVEHSRNYGEHNAVLTGWRHSRGEYVVNLDDDGQNPPDEAVRLFLHAREHQLDVVYGYYEVKQHSAWRNAGSWMTNRMTDLALDKPGGFYLSSFRCVTAFVARQAAANSGPFPYIDGLLLQVTQRIGSLLVRHDERQAGSSGYTFRRLVRLWLSTFINFSVIPLRIATVLGVIMALCGFVAIGVVTYWWLHDRGPQFGWGTLMAALLTFSGVQLIILGLFGEYIGRMFITINQRPQAVIRAIVRSSIK; the protein is encoded by the coding sequence ATGTCTGACACAAGCGGCGCGACCACCCCGGCGCTCAGCCTTGTCATCCCGTTGTACAACAGCGCGGAGACGCTGCGGGCGCTGGTGAAGGCCATTGAGTCGCTGGAGGTGAAGGGAGGCCATGAACTGGTCCTGGTGAATGACGGAAGCAGCGATGCGACCGCCGGAATCTGCCGCGACCTTGCATCCAATGCTCAAATACCGATCACCTATGTCGAGCATTCGCGAAACTATGGGGAGCACAATGCCGTGCTCACCGGGTGGAGACACTCACGCGGTGAGTACGTGGTCAATCTCGATGACGACGGGCAGAACCCGCCGGACGAGGCGGTGCGGCTTTTCCTTCATGCGCGGGAGCATCAGTTGGACGTCGTCTACGGATACTATGAGGTGAAGCAGCATTCGGCATGGAGAAATGCCGGAAGCTGGATGACCAACCGCATGACCGATCTGGCGCTGGACAAGCCCGGCGGCTTCTATCTCTCCAGTTTCCGCTGCGTGACGGCATTTGTGGCGCGGCAGGCGGCGGCGAACTCGGGTCCGTTTCCCTACATCGACGGGCTGCTGCTCCAGGTGACGCAGCGGATCGGCTCCCTGCTGGTGCGGCACGACGAACGCCAGGCGGGCAGCAGCGGCTACACATTTCGCAGGCTGGTGCGCCTCTGGCTCAGCACGTTCATCAATTTTTCGGTGATTCCCCTCAGGATCGCGACGGTGCTGGGTGTCATCATGGCCCTGTGCGGATTTGTCGCCATCGGCGTGGTGACGTACTGGTGGCTGCACGACAGGGGGCCCCAGTTCGGCTGGGGAACGCTCATGGCGGCGCTGCTGACATTTTCCGGCGTGCAGCTCATCATTCTTGGACTCTTCGGGGAATATATCGGACGCATGTTCATAACGATAAACCAGCGGCCGCAGGCGGTGATACGCGCCATTGTGCGCAGTTCGATCAAGTAG
- a CDS encoding class I SAM-dependent methyltransferase: MEPDEYLKLADLDDEIWYFRAAHAHVRRELLEHLPASKTAEILDAGCGAGGLLKRLGSLSPHWSWSGVDFMPQACELARQRCPGRDIREASILELPFADRSFDAVTCIDLFCQLAHPVESDRAISEVARVLRPGGLLILNAPAYKWMWSYHDDACQSRHRYSRREFTQQIVKSGFHLNRLTHWNALPFPLIFLKRKLFPGSPGSSDLEARSAVVEAMMRGVMGVERAWIGVGGRFTWGTSLFASATSARSPL, from the coding sequence ATGGAACCTGACGAGTACCTCAAACTCGCCGACCTCGACGATGAGATCTGGTATTTCCGCGCCGCTCACGCGCATGTGCGCCGGGAGCTGCTTGAACATTTGCCGGCTTCCAAAACCGCGGAAATCCTTGATGCCGGATGCGGTGCGGGCGGATTGCTGAAACGCCTCGGATCATTGTCGCCCCATTGGTCCTGGTCAGGCGTCGATTTCATGCCGCAGGCCTGTGAGCTCGCCCGGCAGCGGTGTCCTGGCCGTGACATTCGCGAGGCGTCAATACTGGAACTGCCGTTTGCTGACCGCAGTTTTGATGCGGTGACATGCATTGACCTGTTCTGCCAGCTTGCCCACCCGGTCGAATCGGACCGGGCCATATCCGAGGTTGCGCGCGTGCTCAGGCCGGGAGGATTGCTGATCCTGAACGCGCCGGCCTACAAATGGATGTGGTCGTATCATGATGATGCCTGCCAGTCCCGGCATCGCTATTCACGCAGGGAGTTCACGCAGCAGATCGTGAAGTCAGGCTTTCATCTGAACCGGCTGACCCACTGGAATGCGCTGCCGTTCCCCTTGATATTTCTGAAGCGCAAGCTGTTTCCCGGCTCTCCGGGATCGAGTGATCTTGAAGCACGGTCCGCGGTTGTTGAGGCGATGATGCGTGGAGTCATGGGTGTTGAACGTGCTTGGATTGGAGTGGGTGGCAGGTTCACGTGGGGAACTTCTTTGTTTGCAAGTGCGACGAGCGCGCGATCGCCGTTGTAG
- a CDS encoding NAD-dependent epimerase/dehydratase family protein, with translation MQSCFRGRHVLITGGLGFIGSNLARRLVRYGAKVTLVDSLIPEYGGNLFNIAGLSGRVHVNISDVRDRHSLPVFVRDQHYLFNLAGQTSHMDSMTDPETDLEINARAQLSILEACRRHNPHIRVVFASTRQLYGRPDVLPVSESHPLRPVDVNGINKLAGEHYHLLYHRNHGIRSTILRLTNTIGPRMRIKDARQTFVGVWIRAVLEGRPFEVWGGEQLRDFTYVDDCVDALLLAAASEAAEGGVFNLGGPPPVSLHALAELLVACNGGGEFRVKSFPPDRKKIDIGDFYADWSLIRAKLGWRPRTGLKRALLQTLAFYRKELAHYV, from the coding sequence CTGCAATCGTGCTTCCGCGGACGCCATGTCCTCATCACTGGCGGGCTCGGTTTCATCGGGTCAAATCTGGCGCGCCGGCTGGTGCGCTATGGGGCCAAGGTGACGCTGGTCGACTCGCTGATTCCCGAGTACGGTGGAAACCTGTTCAACATTGCGGGCCTATCGGGCCGGGTTCACGTCAATATCTCGGATGTGCGCGACCGGCATTCGCTTCCCGTCTTTGTGCGCGATCAGCACTACCTGTTCAACCTGGCGGGGCAGACGAGCCACATGGATTCGATGACCGATCCGGAAACGGATCTCGAGATCAACGCCCGGGCGCAGTTGTCGATCCTCGAGGCCTGCCGCCGGCACAACCCGCATATCCGGGTCGTGTTTGCGAGCACGCGCCAGCTTTACGGGCGCCCGGATGTACTGCCGGTCAGCGAGTCGCATCCGCTTCGACCCGTGGACGTGAACGGCATCAACAAGCTGGCTGGGGAGCACTACCACCTGCTTTATCACCGCAACCACGGCATACGAAGCACCATCCTGCGGCTGACAAACACGATCGGCCCGCGCATGAGGATCAAGGATGCACGCCAGACGTTTGTCGGTGTCTGGATCCGTGCCGTGCTCGAGGGCAGGCCGTTCGAGGTGTGGGGAGGAGAGCAGCTCCGGGACTTCACCTACGTCGACGACTGCGTGGACGCGCTGCTCCTGGCCGCAGCCAGCGAGGCGGCGGAGGGCGGGGTGTTCAATCTTGGAGGTCCGCCGCCTGTCTCACTCCATGCGCTTGCGGAACTCCTCGTCGCCTGCAATGGAGGCGGCGAGTTTCGCGTGAAGAGCTTCCCTCCGGATCGGAAGAAAATAGACATCGGGGACTTTTATGCGGACTGGAGCCTGATCCGTGCAAAGCTTGGATGGAGGCCCCGGACCGGCCTCAAGCGGGCGCTGCTTCAGACGCTCGCCTTCTACCGGAAGGAGCTTGCCCACTATGTCTGA
- a CDS encoding LpxI family protein: protein MPTLPVSPYLPASFDARKPVALIAGQGRYPLLVADSIRRTGVPLRLIAFEEETPPELYASFVEADRRRILVGQLGKMLRAIEDFGAGYALMAGQITPRRLFKGLHPDLKATRILLGLKRRNAETIFGAIAQEIEDMGVTMLDARCFIESHLATAGCMTGRRFPIEQEYLDHGIHIARECARLDIGQGCVVRKGTVLAVEAFEGTDAMIRRAGELKTDKALYVKTVKARQDFRFDVPVFGLRTLETMRGAAIHAAALEVDHVIMLDKAQVIQQAKEWNISLFGFSPPG from the coding sequence ATGCCCACGCTGCCGGTGTCTCCCTACCTGCCCGCGTCGTTCGACGCCAGGAAACCCGTTGCCCTCATTGCAGGACAGGGACGCTACCCCCTCTTGGTCGCGGATTCAATCCGCCGGACCGGCGTGCCGCTTCGGTTGATCGCCTTCGAGGAGGAAACGCCGCCAGAGCTTTACGCCTCCTTCGTCGAAGCGGATCGTCGCAGGATCCTGGTGGGCCAGCTTGGAAAGATGCTGCGGGCGATCGAGGACTTCGGCGCGGGCTACGCCTTGATGGCCGGCCAGATCACGCCGCGACGCCTGTTCAAGGGGCTGCATCCGGACCTCAAGGCGACACGCATCCTCCTTGGACTCAAACGCCGCAACGCTGAAACCATCTTTGGAGCGATCGCACAGGAAATCGAAGACATGGGTGTGACCATGCTCGACGCCCGCTGTTTCATCGAAAGCCACCTGGCGACGGCGGGCTGCATGACCGGCAGGCGATTCCCGATCGAGCAGGAATACCTCGATCACGGCATCCACATCGCACGCGAATGCGCCAGACTCGACATCGGCCAGGGGTGCGTGGTCCGCAAGGGCACCGTCCTCGCCGTGGAAGCCTTTGAGGGCACCGACGCCATGATCCGCCGCGCCGGAGAACTCAAGACCGACAAGGCTCTCTACGTCAAAACAGTCAAGGCGCGCCAGGATTTCCGTTTCGACGTGCCGGTATTCGGTCTTCGAACGCTCGAAACCATGCGCGGTGCGGCCATCCATGCGGCGGCATTGGAAGTCGATCATGTCATCATGCTCGACAAGGCGCAGGTGATCCAACAGGCGAAAGAATGGAATATTTCGCTGTTCGGTTTCAGTCCGCCGGGTTGA
- a CDS encoding tRNA-dihydrouridine synthase family protein: MQDVTDLAFMRVVADIGAPDYFFTEFFRVHAQSRLEKHILRSIDENTTGRPVFAQLIGEDLHHLERSARELLHHPIAGVDLNLGCPAPKVYKKNVGGGLLRDPEHVDAILGVLRAAIPGLFTVKMRIGFEDTRNFDRILDSVNSHGVDLLTVHGRTVREMYRSEVHYDWIAHAVSRAGCPVLANGNVSSASAAVRILETTRAHGVMIGRHAIRNPWIFQQCRERFSGREPRTITLGEVRTYIDRLYRATGDPDVPERAHVNKMKKYLNFVGQSVDPGGAFLHDMRRTQTEAELFEVCDRHLLASLAREFHPEPYPGVIARPNCETPLAEADGCSLDAVTA, from the coding sequence ATGCAGGACGTGACCGACCTCGCTTTCATGCGGGTCGTCGCCGACATCGGTGCGCCCGACTACTTCTTCACGGAGTTTTTTCGTGTTCACGCGCAGTCCCGGCTGGAGAAACACATTCTTCGATCGATTGACGAAAACACCACGGGGCGCCCGGTGTTCGCACAGTTGATCGGAGAGGACCTTCACCACCTCGAGCGTTCCGCCCGGGAGCTGCTGCATCATCCCATCGCGGGCGTGGATCTCAATCTCGGCTGCCCCGCCCCGAAGGTCTACAAGAAGAACGTCGGCGGCGGCCTGCTGCGCGACCCGGAGCACGTCGACGCCATCCTGGGCGTGCTGCGCGCCGCGATTCCCGGGCTCTTCACCGTCAAGATGCGCATCGGTTTTGAGGATACCCGGAATTTCGACCGCATTCTGGATTCGGTGAACAGCCACGGCGTTGACCTCCTGACAGTCCACGGGCGCACCGTCAGGGAAATGTACCGGAGCGAGGTGCACTACGACTGGATCGCGCATGCGGTGTCACGGGCCGGCTGCCCCGTGCTGGCGAATGGCAATGTCTCCTCAGCCTCGGCAGCCGTCCGGATTCTTGAAACCACCCGCGCGCACGGGGTCATGATCGGCCGGCACGCCATACGCAATCCATGGATCTTCCAGCAGTGCCGCGAACGCTTTTCCGGGCGCGAGCCCCGGACCATCACGCTCGGCGAGGTGCGCACCTACATCGACAGGCTCTATCGCGCCACCGGTGACCCGGACGTGCCCGAGCGCGCCCACGTCAACAAGATGAAGAAGTACCTCAACTTTGTCGGTCAGAGCGTCGATCCCGGCGGCGCGTTCCTGCACGACATGCGCCGCACGCAGACGGAGGCGGAACTCTTCGAAGTCTGCGACCGCCACCTGCTCGCCAGCCTCGCCAGGGAATTTCACCCCGAGCCCTACCCCGGCGTCATCGCGCGGCCAAACTGCGAGACTCCCCTGGCCGAAGCCGACGGCTGCTCCCTGGACGCCGTCACCGCATAG
- a CDS encoding alpha/beta hydrolase, translating to MLNRLCFGILLLVIPAAKSGLAAGDETPVTTSEWNGFAQEEFIVAGRPCRLVLPKTAAPGRPWIWRTEFFGHFPQADIALLKRGFHLGYMEVSDMFGGPPAMVLMDAFHASMTKERGIAAKPVLIGLSRGGLYALNWAARHPEWVAGLYLDAPVCDFKSWPLGQGRYPGNPVEWERLKKVYGFASDAEAIAYPLNPIDNLAPIAAAKIPILSVCGDADRTVPFEENTAILEQRYRQLGGSIRVILKHGVDHHPHSLDDPQPIVDFVLKCTGTVETNP from the coding sequence ATGCTCAACCGCCTCTGTTTTGGAATACTGCTCCTTGTCATTCCAGCCGCGAAGTCCGGGTTGGCTGCGGGTGATGAGACCCCGGTGACCACCAGTGAATGGAACGGTTTTGCGCAGGAGGAGTTCATCGTCGCCGGCAGACCGTGCCGCCTGGTGCTGCCAAAGACAGCCGCCCCGGGCAGACCCTGGATCTGGCGGACGGAGTTCTTCGGACACTTCCCGCAGGCTGACATCGCCCTGCTCAAGCGCGGCTTTCACCTCGGGTACATGGAAGTCTCCGACATGTTCGGCGGTCCTCCCGCGATGGTCCTGATGGATGCTTTCCATGCCAGCATGACGAAGGAGCGCGGCATCGCGGCCAAACCCGTGCTCATCGGCCTGAGCCGGGGCGGACTCTACGCCTTGAATTGGGCGGCCCGCCACCCGGAATGGGTTGCGGGCCTCTACCTGGATGCGCCGGTCTGCGACTTCAAGAGCTGGCCCCTCGGACAGGGCAGGTATCCGGGAAATCCTGTCGAATGGGAGCGTCTGAAGAAAGTGTACGGCTTCGCCAGCGACGCCGAAGCCATCGCGTATCCGCTCAACCCGATCGACAACCTCGCACCCATCGCCGCAGCGAAGATCCCCATCTTGAGCGTTTGCGGCGATGCCGACAGGACGGTCCCCTTCGAAGAAAACACCGCCATCCTTGAACAACGCTATCGACAGCTTGGCGGCTCCATCCGCGTCATTCTCAAGCACGGCGTGGACCATCACCCCCACAGCCTGGATGACCCCCAACCCATCGTTGATTTCGTCCTGAAGTGCACGGGCACCGTCGAAACGAACCCCTGA
- a CDS encoding bifunctional nuclease family protein, which translates to MSHDVVPVTVKGLMPAANGCAIFLGNDEKSFIIYVDHFVGHAIQMTLNGVKKDRPLTHDLIGHMLMGLGARLEHVVVNDFNEGTYFARMLLRMENELGKKIIELDARPSDSIVLALQQKRPITVARKVFESVEDMSEILERVLRQQASEQESGNGETGDEDDKPGA; encoded by the coding sequence ATGTCACATGATGTCGTTCCCGTCACCGTAAAGGGCTTGATGCCCGCCGCCAATGGCTGCGCCATTTTCCTCGGCAACGACGAAAAGAGCTTCATCATCTATGTCGACCACTTCGTGGGGCATGCCATTCAGATGACGTTGAATGGAGTGAAGAAGGACCGCCCCCTCACGCATGACCTCATCGGCCACATGCTGATGGGGCTCGGCGCCCGCCTCGAGCATGTGGTTGTCAACGACTTCAACGAGGGCACCTACTTTGCCCGCATGCTTCTTCGCATGGAGAATGAACTGGGCAAAAAGATCATCGAGCTCGACGCCCGCCCCAGCGATTCCATCGTTCTCGCCCTGCAGCAAAAGCGCCCGATCACGGTCGCGCGCAAGGTGTTCGAGTCCGTGGAGGACATGAGCGAAATCCTCGAGCGCGTTCTCAGGCAGCAGGCCTCTGAGCAGGAATCCGGCAATGGTGAAACGGGTGACGAGGACGACAAGCCCGGCGCGTGA
- a CDS encoding polysaccharide biosynthesis/export family protein: MQTPQSILHSLLRAGLWLLLVMGTAGSSNLSAQRLPATTGTVPLTYTIALTDRLRIGVYQEDDLSIIARVDSLGCVNLPLAGEVKVMGLTIGEAQKAVEEAYIKGRYLRNPQVTINVEEYAPREVSIHGQVRTPGRYSLPIEATMTVLDLVTKAGGLTDTAKGSEITVTRVSADGKRSTYTIDVESLIKGRDNADVKKNALPLLPGDIVNVPERII, translated from the coding sequence ATGCAAACGCCGCAGTCCATTCTCCATTCCCTCCTCCGCGCCGGCCTGTGGCTGCTCCTTGTGATGGGCACAGCGGGCTCCTCGAATCTTTCCGCACAGCGCCTTCCGGCAACGACGGGAACCGTGCCGCTCACCTACACGATTGCACTGACGGATCGCCTCAGAATCGGCGTCTATCAGGAGGACGACCTCTCCATCATCGCCCGCGTGGATTCCCTTGGCTGCGTGAACCTTCCCCTGGCGGGCGAAGTGAAGGTCATGGGACTCACCATCGGCGAGGCCCAGAAGGCAGTGGAGGAGGCCTACATCAAGGGCCGCTACCTGCGCAATCCGCAGGTCACGATCAATGTCGAGGAATACGCCCCGCGAGAGGTTTCCATTCACGGACAGGTGCGCACACCCGGACGCTATTCCCTGCCGATCGAGGCAACCATGACGGTTCTTGATCTCGTGACCAAGGCCGGCGGGCTGACCGACACGGCGAAGGGCTCTGAAATCACCGTGACCCGGGTTTCCGCCGATGGAAAACGGTCCACATACACAATCGACGTCGAAAGTCTCATCAAGGGTCGCGACAATGCGGATGTTAAGAAGAACGCGCTTCCCCTGCTTCCCGGCGACATCGTCAACGTACCCGAAAGAATCATCTGA